CTGTACTCTTCAGCATGACCAGCTACTGGTGTACCCACTTTATTCTTTCCCAAGAAAGTGGTCAAACTGGTGCAGCAGCAGTGCAGATCCTTTCTTTGGAAAGGCCTTGAGCAGCATACAGGTGGAGCAAAGGTCAGTTGGGAAACTATATGTCTCCTAAAGTCTGACGGAGGACTCGACATCAAGGATCTAACTCTGTGGAATAAGGTATGCGTATTAAAAAACCTTTGGTCTCTCCTCATGCGTTCAGGGTCTCTTTGGGTTGCTTGGGCTGCTAAATATCCAATCAAAGGCTGAAGTATATGGTCTTTAAAGATACCTGGTGATTGTTCTTGGAACTGGAGAAAACTATTGCAGTTGAAGACTTTGATGTCTCCCTATATCTGTTATCGTGTTGGCTCCGACGCGAATGTGTCCTTCTGGTATGACATGTGGTTACCGGTCGGATCTTTGATTGATCACTACACTAAGGGGTTCCAGTGCTTTTCGTCGCTCAAAGAACACACAACAATTAGTTCGATTCTAGTTGATGGCTGTTGGCATTGGCCTAGAAGCTCGGACCCGCAAGCTGCTCTAATCCGTGATCTCGCAGCAACAATCCGACCCTCCAACCATGATAGGGTCACATGGACGGCTCACAAATCCGAGTCATTTTCTATTGCAAATGCATGGAAATGCTTAAGACCCAGGGGTCTAAAGATGGAATGGAGGATTGCAATCTGGTTTGAGGGGCAGTTCCCTTGATCCTCTTTCATTAGCTGGCTTTGTGTACATAATAGATTGAGTACAAAAGACGGGCTTCTAAGTTGGAGAATCTCGATTGCTGCAACCGAATGTGAATTTTGTAGTTTGGAGTTGGAGACCCGAGATCACCTCTTTTTTGAATGCCCGATCACCCAAGGGATTTGGAGAAGTTTATTAGCTCGGGTTGGATTGAACAAACCCAATGTCGACTGGAATACGGAACTCTGTTCGGTCTCCTCTCTCCGTGAAAAGAAGTTTGACATTATATGCCTCAAACTTCTTTGGACTCActacatttattgcatctGGAGAGAGAGGAACGTCAGGATCTACCGGAAGCAAGTCTCATCCCCAACAGTTATTATACGAAGGATCCTCTCGGATGTGCAAGCGAAGTTGTCCATACTTCCCCGATTCTCATGCAAAATTGTACACTTTATCATTGTGAGGCATATGTTTTACCACTTTGATACTGCACTTAGTTGACTTGGGGGGTAgttttttttgggtagttTCAGTTATTTCTGCTCTGTACAGGGGTAAATGATACTGGTTTCTGATGTAAATTCATTTTGTTATCAATGAAGTTTCACCATTTACCCAAAATAATTTCccccattatatatatatagttatatagttatattcaaatatttatatatttaaaagatatagtcactaatttaaaaatatataaatctatGTCGACATTCTATTTTGCGTGATTACTAATTATGCATGCGAaattttcggttttatttaacgagacaaaaaaaatttacagattcCAACAagatacccggaacctgtggtataatacaagtCCCTAGGTTCCGTTCAACGACTCAACAGAATAGGGttcggttccaaaatcttgaaatatgTCCATTACAAGATAGGGTATAGATAACGTGAAAAAAATAGGGTATTCGGACCCTCACACCCCTGAGATATAGAAAGCAGATTGAAGCATTGGAATGCGCGCCTCAACTATGACTCCCTGTGCCACTGTCGGAAGGGCTAAGTAAGACTGCCTTGCTCCATGGGGTTGTTTGTGTTTGCTGTGCTGGACTAGCTAATATATGGagtccctttttttctttttgagatCAATATGAAGTTATAAGGATACATCAAGAATCTGAAGATGCTTGAAGGCTTTGAGTGCTATCATCTATCCTGTCAATACATAAAGGTTTAAGCACTGTTAACCATCCTATCAAAACAGGATGGTCATCGCAATAAGGTGGACTTCATCGAACAATTCAACGAGAAGCTTCTCGTCAAACAAGAGGATAAAGATCTTCTGATTCTTGATGTATGTAACCTTCATAAATTCATATTGATCTcaagaggggaaaaaagagaGTCTATATATTAGCTAATCCAGGTCAACAAACACAAACATCCCCATGGAACAAGGTAGTCTTACTTGGCCTTTCCATCAAGTTCATCCGGATGGTGATGCCGTGTCAAACACAGGGAGTCATAGTTGAGGCGCGCATTCCAATGCCTCAGGCTGTTTTCTATATCTCTCAACGAACGAGCTGGCTCTTGCAATGTAACTTTGTTGTAATAATTTTGATAGATTGGCATTGCTGAGCTTATGGGGTTCACTAGGACACAGTTTATGACTCCATCAGCCTTTATCTTCCTCTACGAGAACCAGTTGCTTTGACATATAGGAACCGGAGAGGGGAGATCGTGACGCCATTTGAGAATTACCTTCCAACTGCAACACAGGTAACGTTTATATAACAAGTGCTCATGACCTCATTATATCCTACTGCAAAGCTGATCCGGAAGATATTTGGGCTTAGGCTGAGGGAAATGGTACCTCTTGTACACCATGAACTTATTAATAGGTACCCTTTTAATCCTGATATACAAACTGAGCTTATCTTAGGCTCTGAGATTGTAGTTAGATATGTGGTGAGTAATCCATCCCTTCTCTTCCTGTTTTATTGAGAGCTTCTACACTCTTTTGTTCTTGGGCCAGCTTTTTGTGCCCAAAGTAGGCTCTTTGTACAAGTTTGTtttatcaacaaaaaaaaaaaaaaaagagtagtaGGGGTTGTTGTACATATTGGAAGCTTTGGAGTTTGAATGAAGATGATCACTTATCCAAAAGTACAAGAAAAGCAGCAAATAATACCCAAATGCTTACCTAGCTGTCGTGGATGGGAAACTCGAAATCAAGTTTCTGGAAAAGTGTTGAAACGAACTTAGAAAGAGAAAACATCAGATGAGAAACATCTTTccagacaaaaagaaaagttttccCAGTTTTCTGATTTCTAcgataaatataaaaagaactTACACACGCTATTGTTGGCAAGTCGACAGAGGAGAACCCATGAAATTGTTGTATGAGAGATCTCTGACCAAAGCAATAATTAAAGACAATTCTTTGATAGTAGATCAATGAAGTTCAATTAAGTTCAATCAATAACTTACGAGTATTGACactccgtttggttttgcaatctaattttaagattttaactctgacTCTAACTCTATttattacacaacaaaaatcaattctTTGGTGGACCCCATATCACATTCATATTTCCAAATTATCTATGATATAATTGGCCAATTCTGTTGCCAATTATCTCGCACGCCTAACTAGGGATAACTCCTACTATCATCAGGATATGTATTTTATGTCCTGGTCGAGTCCTTGACATTAGACATTATTTTGGCTGATCAGATAAGTGTGTCTAATACCCGTACTGTTTGTATCGACCGATTCGCCTAGGCGGACTCTGgctaatttataatatatttcctCTTCctacggaaaaaaaaaaatctactggccagaagaaattaaaaataacaaaacaaatataaaaatttacttCGGGAGTTGACCGAGACCGACCATATATACCGTGGACAAGTCGTCTCGGAGATCTCGAAACACGGAAACATCCCGCGGACCGCGGCTGCGGCCGGCGCCACCCGTCCCACGCGGCAGCTCCTCCGCATAACCACACCACACACTTGACTTCAACTTCTTCAACGTCCTCATCATTGCATTCACTCGCAATATTAGAGACGTTCATCAACCGCGACAGAGCTAGCCGATCTCCAGTATTGCATTATTGCAATGGCCGCAGCCCCGGACGGTCGGTCCTTATCCCGGAAATCGACGTCCTTCAGCCTCCACAGCCCGAGCCTCAACTCCCTCCGCCTCCGCCGCATCTTCGACCTCTTCGACCGCAACGGCGACGGCCTGATCACCATCGACGAGATCAGCCAGGCCCTCTGCCGCCTCGGCCTCGACGCCGCCCCCTCCGAGCTCGAGTCCGCCATCCGGTCCCACATCCCCCCGGGCTCTGCCGGCCTCCGCTTCGACGACTTCGAAGCCCTGCACCGGGAGCTCGACAGGGACTTCTTCGGCGGAGGCGAGAGTGAGTTGGAGCCAGTCGACGCGGCGGTGCAGGAGCAAACGGACCTGCACGAGGCATTCAACGTGTTTGATGAGAACGGGGACGGGTACATCAGCGCGAAGGAGCTACAGGCGGTGCTCAAGAAGTTGGGAATGGTGGAAGGACAGGAGTTGGCACGGGTCGAGCAGATGATCGGATCCGTTGACCGGAACCGAGATGGGCGCGTCGACTTTGCCGAGTTTAAGGACATGATGCGCAATGTCATCAACAAGAGGACTTGATTCGACATTCCAAATATACAAAGATTCAATATTTACATATTCGTTCCCAAGAAGTATTGTGTTACGATGCTAGCGGATTTGCGTGGTGAGCTTTCTACGTCTTACTACAcaatacacatatatatgtacgccTTTACTTTTATGTTAGGACTATCGTACTGGGATATGcatctttcttttccctttattatttttcattgcaACCTGATATAAAGTGAAAGTCGCCATAGTCCCAGATAGACATAAATACGAACTTGTCGAAAAAACGCGACAGAATTGCATCATCTGTCTCACATCATGATAAATGATAAATTAAGATGACATTAAACTTTGGGAAATCTTGCATTAGTACCTACACTACAACCAAGATTGAACAATGCATATGTTTAGTAAATGcaacaagaagaagatcaCCTTCAAGGAGTTTGGTTTAGCCAAAGtgtgaataattttttactcTCTCTCCACTCAAAGTCAAATCCTCTTGATGCCAACAGTCTCTGGCGAATTTACCAATTTTGTGAGCTCGCAGGACATCCACGCGGACCGAAGAAATGAGTCAGTGAATTCTGAACATCCTTCGTtattataaaaacaaaaaaagaagaagaatatatatgatatagaAGACTTCTTAAGGATAAAATGGGAAAGTAGTAGTTTGCAAATGGGCCCATGAGGCGATAAGTCCACAAAATTTTCGGCCCGTTTATTGCCATGGGTTGGGCCGAATCTGAGCCCTCACGGCCTACCACCTGCTCCCTATAAACTTTGGCCCACTTTTAACTAAGACAAGGGTAAGCTGTGATTTGTGTAATAGAGTAGGGATATTTGAGCACACAAACGTCTACAAGGTATCCTAAATCCAGTTGACACGGAGGGCAAGCGAATTCGATCATCGTATTATGATCTTAACTTCAGTTCCTACCGAAAGGTGTCCTAAAGGAGTTCTCGTAATGTACGTGCTAGATCACGTGTCGATTGCCTGTTCAAACCAGTCTGGGGAAGGATAATCGGTCCTGTATATCAGCCCCATTACGTCCAAGAACATATAAAAGGGAACTTTCTCCTAATTTGGTCCGGGGGAATCGTGATCAATATCAATCCAGCTATTTCGAAAATTCTGTGTGATTCTTCCCGAGAAGATGTCGATGTAAATACATCCTCGTTTCTTTTGTTTACCACTTCATATTTGCAGCAGGAATTCTTCTTCTGCACCTCTAAGATCATCTCTACTCGTAATTTCGTATCATTCGGAGAGCGAATCTATACATTTAGACGGTTCGTTTGTTAGTATCACACACGTACATAAATTTGCGGATATTCCAAGGACGTTTATTATAAGGTCAATATCAAGACTGTCGATTTGCAAGACATCAGCGTACAACACATCAGTATAAGAACCCAATGCGAAATGGAACTTCTCCTTTCTTGCCTGTCCACGACTATCTAGAATGCTATATTATTCAAACTCGCGAAGATGCTGGAGTATGAAACTTCCAAAAGCGCATACGCATGCGGATGTACTTTCGGACTCTTAACTCGTGCCGAGGTCAATTATTGCTGTGGAGGGAGAGCGGCCAAAAACCCGGCCATGTTCAACCTGAAATGTCGCCGGCCCTCGCCTTATCTCATCTCATCGAGTATTATCGGGACGCATATGGAAGGGGGGACCCAATTGGATCTGATTTTGATGACCGATGCTGATGTGATATGTCTCTCATAGCTATCCTAAGTTTATGATTCCTCCCGAGTTCCCTTTTCACACACGGTTTCGGATTTCTCTTGCCTGAGGAAAGTTTGGGCCTAAGATGAAATTTCCCTATCTCGTAAGGGTACACGCTTTAACATATCCACGCTTGTCAACCATGTCATGATAAAGAGCTCGAATCCGGTTGATTCTGACAGTACCGTGTGAATCGACAGTACCATGTGTGAAGTAAGTTCAGTAAACAGTCAGGGATAACTACCGAGTGGATTAAAAGGTAATACGGTCGAAGTCCCTTTTCGATGACACCGATTGATCGAACGGGTCCAATTATATGTTGCACGTTACAACATTAGTGGTAAGTGCAGGGGCGGAGCCATTAAGGCTCGGGGCCCCCcctactttttcattttttaaaaatttcacatataaatttgtaaaaatttcaacttttgCCCCTAAAAAACCATCAATGCCCCcctgaattattttattatttgacttttgtcccaaaacttttaatttgtcCCTCGTGAACTTTATTTTTGGCTCGCCCTGGGTAAGTGTGTGCTTGCTTTATAAAGCAAAGGACAGCATTGGTTTCTAAGTTTCTATCTGATACCTACCCAGAAGTGCATATGTTCCCTCTTTTACTTTTATTCGACAGATCAAGCCACACTATCAAGGTAATAGGCCGGTTTTCATCTTCTTTATTAATATGGACGGATTAATATGGACCGACCATTTATGATTCTCGATACCAGGTATCGGTCCTCGAATGGAGCAACACTATATTCTCCATTGCCTAAGGAGAATTCGTTATTGTTGGAGGACGTCAGAGGACCAGGTGATTGACTACTTGGTGTAGATTGATCGATTTCGACTTACCACGCACGATCATGCACatataaagataataaaggatGCCATGCAAGCGcagaagatatatattatgtgtgtgtgtgtgtatacatTGATGGGTGATTGTTGCATATGTTAGATTTGTATATGCTCTCGGTCATCATGTGATGTTATTGTAGATCTGTTTGCGAACCACAAATAATGCAACGGAAGTGGATGAGTACCCGAATAACAAGGAGTTAAGAGTCGATTCGATAATCCTTTTGATGAAGCGATGTTGTATCTTCGTGTCTAATAGAATGATTTGGGATATTCATAGGGTCCCATTGATCCCATTGCCACCACAAAAAGCGTGGATACAAGGCATTCCAGGATCTCCTCCACAAATGGATCTATAGTAATTATTCCGAGATgacattattattatacttAGATGATATGGTATATTATCGATTCGCATACACATGCATATCGATCAACTGCCACTTTAATTGCATATGAATGGAATTGAACATGTTAAATAGGCAGTCACAACAGAAGTTACTTCCCGGGTCCTACCATAAAGAGTATTGTCCTCTCATGTCACATGAATCATCAATGGAGTTGATAAAGCTCTCCTGAGTCTCCTCGAAGGGGCAAATGACAtaggaaaatgaaatatataatttgttaaagaattataatttaatattccGATATACATGTGGCATCACTCAAATTATTGTCCTCTCTCTTTTCTAAGTTCcagaattataaaaaataaaataaaatcgatGAATGATTATGATAACGATAAAATTGACTAACCACTGATCtggagattttattttttaattgtatataaTCAGTATTAGGATCCGTTTATTAGACCaaacaaacatatataattagtaCATTTAAGTGATCCCAGATgagtgttttttttccccagaAAATCATCAATGAAGGGTATAAAATATAGATTGTGAATCATTAAAGGTTAATTATGATGAAGTTTATTCgcattttaattataattaagaaattttgaattcaatTCTCGTTCATCGTGTTTTTATGCCTATATATTTGTCAATGGATTGTCGAAACCATGAATTCATTGATCGTCAGAATCTTAACTTGGCAGCCGCCAAATAACAATTCACAACAGTAGGACATCACATTTTGTAGGACATGAAAGTATAGTAAGATGATAAAGATAATAAACTCTAAACAAACGGACACCTGTAAAGCTTTACACAACATTATTTTTGCAGGTTCAAAGTTCTAACAATTTCTTGTAGTTCTAAAATGGGTTTTTCCCTTAATATCAACCGTCTTTTGCATTAGTCATGAATGATAATTGCAATTATTTCCATCTGTCAAATTATTATTGCTTTTGTTTATTAAAAGATGATGAATTATTGCATTTAATTTCATGAAGGCGAACGCTATTATGGGCTATGTCCAAGCACAGGAATATCGCATGATTCTTCTTGCTTTTAAGTACAAAACAAGATTAGTGGgtcataatattattattatatattttatatattattattatataaaagatAGTGATCATGCTCCCTTTATGGGCCCTTGGGGCGAGTTAACAGCTTTTACCCAGTtgcctctctttttttttttaaaaaaaattaaatcttcaaatcaaaattattttttaatattttcgaTTCCAACCTAAATAAGATATCACGTAATCTAATAGATTTGTGAGGATAAATGATTCGATCGTTATAATTATATCACTTATTTCtaaaaagatatatttttttaactttttaaatttacaagtgtttttagaattttttccatttttcattttttcaaatatggCATGATAAGGTATCGGACAATATGGTTGACCTGTTCGGTCAATTGATCCAATCATTATAGTTGTACCATTTATTTCCAAAGCAataattttctctcaatttttattttgaaaagttagaagaaatttaatattaaaagtaCTACATACAATATATTTTCCCAAATTTTAGGATGCGGGTAGTAAAGGTTTTCTCTCATTGtgtctttcttttattttaattttcttaaatctGAGCTGACAAGGTAACGATATAACTCAGTTGACCAGTCAGGTCAAATGATTCGATCATAATTGTTAGAAGCAAACTTATGGAAGCAAACTTTTAGTATTCATAAGTAAATATAACGTCACGCTTTTTGCCCATACAGTATACAGCctttagtcaatttttttccttaataacTACAAGATTTTACTTCATGCAACCCGAATAAAGTATTAGGTAATTCGGTCGACTCTCTATACCACATAATTCGATTGTATAGTCGGACCActtatttctaaaaaaatttcctcAACTTTTATCtagaaaattcaagaaaaattccatattagaaatatatacaaattaagatatatgcaataatttttttcttttcaaattttaggtACCTTTCATGGGGAAGTATACTAATTATTCACTTAACTTTTGAATcataagtaatatttttttcctttattcaTACAAGAAGACTTATAGATATTCAACATCTATTGTTTTAAGATActataatcatatataaataagcgggtataagaaataaaattatttgttaatattacattaatttatCTAACAAATTATATGAGAGGACTTTGTTCCAGCGGCAAAGTGCGGGCATGTCCCTAGTAACCCTTTAAAGCGAGAAGAATTTGAGAAAAAGGATGTAACACCACGGGGCACGCTCTCGCCTgtcaattaaaatattatagatTTGATTCTTACTATGAGATTACCATTGCCCCCAATTAGCTATTggatcaattttattataggGAAAACTATATATTTCGTACTCTAAGTTTGGTtgtttttccaattttagtcttttttctattttttaatcGTTTACATGCTATAGTTTTGGATACTTTTATGttagtcattttcctttttcttggttcATTTTCATCCAATTTATTTACTTACTTTTCTATGTTCAtccttttataaaaaaatttatttaagaaatttttaattttgatcatCAACATTTTGTAGCTACTTATTttatcctaattcttttttttagttcatctttttcttaatattaaacGTTTTATTCTTATAATTCTACTACTTCATTTTCCATAAAAATCCTACCACaacattttagaaataaaataaattttaatttttttaaaaaataaattaaaataataaaagtaaaatcatGAACCTATTCAAGTTGATGAGAGGGAGCGAGCGTTTAGGTTGTAGGCAATTTTAGAAGGGGGTTTGCGTTGGGACCATCAGTACCCGAATTTACAAgtaaagaaatggaaaaatatagaaaaccGGAGGCAATAGTACCTCGATAGCCACCAATCATGCTTGCGATGCAATGGATGATGTTGTAAAGCGCAATGACGATTGTGATTGTAAAGAGAAACATTGATAGATCTATAAGTCTATAGTGACCTCTCCTAGGACAGTGGCGCTCGGCTTCGTCCCCTACCGGCGCCTCTCTCCTTCTCAAGTTATCATCCTTTGTTTAACAATTAGCACCACCCAAGTTAAGGTTACTTATATCCCTCAAGTTTCGAGTAGATTCATATGCTtcacattattattttaatttttaaaaagtaattgtTTTTGTTGGActaaaaagaatgaaaaaatattttttatttcaagatATATCATGTTGTTAAAAAGTTTAATGTCGAGACAATACTTGacgaacaaaaaagaaaacaaaaagaataGCAAAAAAAAGGTGGAGgaccaaaattaattttgttcttaataattattttgataaaatgatTTAGATAGAAAAGCAATCAAAAGTATTGGACAAAATTGAACCAAGAAAAAGGTAAAtgattaaaacaaaaaagcaTTCAAAGGTATATGATGCAaacgataaaaaaaaggatcaaaacaaaaaaaaaacaaaaaaacaaaaaaaaacaacttaGAGAACAAAAGgtataattttccttttactaTATTACGTCTATATATTTtccttataataatttttaaaaaaacgaGATGAAGTTTGCCAtaactttttttccccctgaAATGTTGCCATCGCTAATATTTGTGCAACTAACCAAAAGGAAAGAATAGCACGTTAAATACCAGAGGCAAATgtggcaaaaaaaagaaaagaaaagccaaacaacaaaaataaaataaaaataaaaatccccGATGTAGatgaatttaaattaaagagTCACGATTATAATTGATGATTCCCAGCATAAGATTCCAAGTTTTACTAATTTTGATAGATGCTAAGATGTGCTCAGCTTCCTAGCTCGCTCACGTGCAAAATCACACATAATTTATCCCCAGTAATCATCACGAATCAAGACTCCATTACTAGTTTAAGAGACCCGTGTTCGGATCGAGTTTCCCTCAATGACTTTTTATCGAGTTGTGCTTATCATATACGTACATCATTTGAAAAGCTTATCATCTGGCCCTAACTGGAAGTCCAATCAAATATTAACTTGCTTTTGCAACTTTGATCTCTTAgcccgtcgcgcgtccccttGCTCCATGGGTCTTCCGGAAAGCAACTGCCTTCTTCTAAACCTGGTATAGGTgttcaagtaaaaaataacTTCGTAAACTTGAATTCGAGAGGTGGGAGATCGGAAATACTTCGTTTTTAGACGGCAATAACGTGATCATGTCCTTTTCATCGATATATTTTACATCCCTCGTTGCCGAGGTCTTCTGTGCCTTCTTTCGGTTTCCCGGTCGTGTCTATAACAAGTGAAGATCACATGCACGGATAAATTAAATAGGAGCAGCCTCGTTGCAGCGGATTCACATGAGGGCCACTGCACCATGCCCCTATATGGACAAGACCAAGAAGATTACGTAC
The sequence above is drawn from the Punica granatum isolate Tunisia-2019 chromosome 5, ASM765513v2, whole genome shotgun sequence genome and encodes:
- the LOC116206782 gene encoding calcium-binding protein CML42-like — protein: MAAAPDGRSLSRKSTSFSLHSPSLNSLRLRRIFDLFDRNGDGLITIDEISQALCRLGLDAAPSELESAIRSHIPPGSAGLRFDDFEALHRELDRDFFGGGESELEPVDAAVQEQTDLHEAFNVFDENGDGYISAKELQAVLKKLGMVEGQELARVEQMIGSVDRNRDGRVDFAEFKDMMRNVINKRT